A stretch of DNA from Gemmatimonadales bacterium:
GCTGCGGCCGGGAAGCGGCCGAGAACGACAAGTTCTGCGCCGAGTGCGGGATGTTCCTGCGCGACGCCTGGACGGACCAACGCTTCCAGGCGGCCCTGATGCTCGAGTGCGAGGGCAAGCACCAGGAGGCGCGCCGCGAGCTCGACCGGCTGGTCGAGCTGCGGCCGCAGGACGCCCTGCCCTGGCACTGCCTCGGCACGATGCACTTCCACCAGGGCACCCTGAACCGCGCCATCGACTGCTATCGCAAGTCGGTCGAGCTGGCGCCGCGCTTCCTGCTGTGCTGGTACGACCTCGGCGTGGCCTACTACCACCGCGGCAACATGCCGGCGTCCATCGCCGCCTATCGCCGCTGCCTGGAGATCGATCCGCACTACAACGCGGCGCACTACCGGCTCGGCGTCGCGCTGTTCCACGCCGGCGACCTCGACCAGGCCAAGGCGCAGTTCGAGCAGTGCAGTGCGC
This window harbors:
- a CDS encoding tetratricopeptide repeat protein is translated as MRCTRCGREAAENDKFCAECGMFLRDAWTDQRFQAALMLECEGKHQEARRELDRLVELRPQDALPWHCLGTMHFHQGTLNRAIDCYRKSVELAPRFLLCWYDLGVAYYHRGNMPASIAAYRRCLEIDPHYNAAHYRLGVALFHAGDLDQAKAQFEQCSALTPEYLRARYHVGLIHQRKGEADAAEREFRAYAAEALGEASSLYHQAEIRKGRGDEKGAAELLERARQTGRKASA